The genomic stretch GCCAGGCGAGCCGGTACCTCGAGGGCCGAGATGATCCGCCGCTTGCTGGACGAGGCGCTGGCGACTGCAGACGGTGTCGACCGCGCGCAGATCGCCAGGAGGCTCCAGATGACGCCGGCCGAACGGGTTCGCACCATGGCCGAGGAGGCACGGCGGCTCTTGGCCTTGGCGGAGAGGGCCGGGAGGGCTCGCAGGAAGCCTGGCGGAGACGGATAACGGCGAATGAAACAGACGCACCGATGAAGATGAATGCGAACACGCGAACCGAGACGGGCTCGCGCGCTGCGCGGCGCACGCCTGCGTCCTGCCGATCGGCGGGTTGACGGCCGACCGGTCTGCGAGTTGGCCGACGTCTTCGACCCTGAGACGATCCTGGAGGTCCTGCACCGTCATCGGGTCGAGTTCGTCCTCATCGGCGGGGTAGCTGCGGCGGCACATGGGTCGACTCTCGTCACGACGGACGTAGACGTGACACCGAGCAGAGACGAAGAGAACCTCAGGAGGCTCGCTGCGGCTCTCCGAGAGCTCGGGGCTCGGATCAGGACCTCTGACCCGCAGGGGGTCGCCTTCCCGATCGACTCTGCCTTCTTGTCGGCTCAACCCCGGATGCTGAACCTGGTGACGGTCGCTGGAGACCTCGATCTGGTCTTCGTCCCGGAAGGGTACGAGGGGGGATTCGAGCAGCTGCGCGACGAGTCGGTCGAGTTGGAGATCGTGGACGGGGCTTCGACGCGAGTGGCGACTCTGAGGGCAATCGTCAGATCGAAGGAGGCTTCGGGTCGGGGCAAGGACCGGGCGGCGCTGCCGTATCTGAGGGCGCTGTTGGAAGAGATCGGTGAGGCCGGGAAGGAGGGGTGAGCTCACTCGCCTGACGTCTGACGGACGGATGAGCGCTCTCACCTGAAGTCCCGGGCCGGCAAGTGCAGCTCACCCAACGGCAGGGGTGCCAGGCGCTCCGCGACCACGTTGACGGCGCCGTCGCCGTGCTCGACCCGTCCCCGCACGAGCAGCGCCGCGGCTGCGGCTGCGACCTGGGCGTGGCGCTTCCAACATCCCTGTGAGCAGATGACGTTCACCAGCCCCGTCTCGTCTTCCAGGGAGATGAACGTGGTGCCGCCTGCGGTGGCGGGACGCTGGCGGTGGGTCACCACTCCGGCCACCCACACCCTCTGCCGGTCAGGTATCTCGGCCAGCCTCTCGGCGGTGACCACCCCCAGTGCGTCCAACTCTTCTCTCACGAAGACCGTCGGGTGCCCGTCGGGCGCCATCCCCGTCGCCCACAGGTCGGCCTGTGACGTCTCCCAGTCCGTCATCTCCGGCAGACGGGGCGCCCGTGCCCCGGTCACCACTCCTCGGAGGCGATCGGGTCCGGTCTGGGAGACGGCTCCCGCCGCCCACAGAGCTTCTCGACGGGTCGGCGAGCCGGAGGTGGAAGTGAACGCCCCGGCAGTGGCCAGCGACTCCAGCACGTCCCTGGTCACGCCCGTCCTGCGGCGGAGGTCTTCCATGTCACGGTACGGGCCGTGCCGCTCCCGTTCTTGCACGATCCTGGCCGCGATCTCTACCGAACAGTGTCGGACCTCTCCGAGCCCGAGCCTCACGGCGAAGCCGCCCGTGCTGGACGGATGCTCTTCGAGATCGGTCTCTGCCTGCGAGCTGTTCACGCACGGTCCGAGCACGACGACGCCGTGTCTGCGGGCGTCGCGGGTGAGTGTGTGGGGGGACCAGAAGCCCATCGGCTGGGAGGCGAGGAGAGCCGCGTAGAAGGCGGCCGGGTGGTGCAGCTTCAGCCAGGCCGAGGCGTACACGAGAGCGGCGAAAGAGACGGCGTGGCTCTCGGGGAACCCGTAGTCGGCGAAAGCCACGATCTTCGACCAGATCTCCTCGGCGGCCGACTCGGGCACTCCCCTGGCGGCGGCTCCTCGCATGAACCGGTCCCTGAGCCGCTCCATCCGCTCCCTGCTCCTCTTGGATGCCATCGCCTGACGCAACATGTCGGCGTCGGTCGGCGAGAACCCGGCGACGTCCACGGCCAGCTGCATCAGCTGCTCCTGGAACAGGGGCACTCCCAGCGTCTTGGCCAGCGCCTTCTCCGCCAGCGGATGGGGGTATGTGACCGGCTCCCGTCCCGAACGTCTCCTGAGGTAGGGGTGCACCGAGCCCCCCTGGATGGGGCCGGGGCGGATGAGCCCCACCTCCACGACGAGGTCGTAGAACCGACGGGGTCTCATCCTCGGGAGGGTGGACATCTGCGCCCGACTCTCCACCTGGAACACCCCAACCGAATCGCCCCGGGAGAGCATCTCGTAGACGGCGTCCTCCTGCGGGAGCGCGGCGAGGTCGATCTCGACGCCCTCGTGGCGTCTCACCAACTCCACCGTCTTGGCTATCGCCGAGAGCATCCCCAACCCGAGGAGGTCGAACTTCACCAGCCCCACCGCCGCACAGTCGTCCTTGTCCCACTGGAGGACCGAACGCCCCTCCATCGTGGCCCACTCGACCGGACACACCTCGGCTATGGGACGGTCGCAGATCACCATCCCGCCCGGGTGGATGCCGAGGTGACGGGGGAGCCCTTCCATTCGGGCGGCGAGCCTGCGCACCTGTGGAGGCACCCGGTCGTGGTCCTCAACCGGAGCCCAGCGGTCCGACCCGCGGAGCCAGCCGTCCACCTGCGCAGGCTGGTATCCCAACGCCCTGGCAGCGTCCCTGATGGCCGAGCGCGCCCTGTAGGTGATCACGTTGCACACGAGTGCCGCGTTGGCACGCCCGTAGCGCTCGTACACGTACGAGATCACCTCCTCGCGCCGGTCGCTCTGTATGTCGACGTCTATGTCGGGGG from Acidimicrobiales bacterium encodes the following:
- the dnaE2 gene encoding error-prone DNA polymerase (possible pseudo, frameshifted); this encodes MVATGNVHYARPADRPLATALAAVRSVRALPELEGWLPAGPGAHLRSPGEQKKRFARYPGVLEAAAEVAEECAFDLSLVAPGLPPFPCPEGHDENSYLRLLVERGATARYGPRTAERVPGAWAQIDHELQVICDLGYAGYFLIVWDIVEFCRRKGILCQGRGSAANSAVCYSLGITIADPVSLGLLFERFLSPARDGPPDIDVDIQSDRREEVISYVYERYGRANAALVCNVITYRARSAIRDAARALGYQPAQVDGWLRGSDRWAPVEDHDRVPPQVRRLAARMEGLPRHLGIHPGGMVICDRPIAEVCPVEWATMEGRSVLQWDKDDCAAVGLVKFDLLGLGMLSAIAKTVELVRRHEGVEIDLAALPQEDAVYEMLSRGDSVGVFQVESRAQMSTLPRMRPRRFYDLVVEVGLIRPGPIQGGSVHPYLRRRSGREPVTYPHPLAEKALAKTLGVPLFQEQLMQLAVDVAGFSPTDADMLRQAMASKRSRERMERLRDRFMRGAAARGVPESAAEEIWSKIVAFADYGFPESHAVSFAALVYASAWLKLHHPAAFYAALLASQPMGFWSPHTLTRDARRHGVVVLGPCVNSSQAETDLEEHPSSTGGFAVRLGLGEVRHCSVEIAARIVQERERHGPYRDMEDLRRRTGVTRDVLESLATAGAFTSTSGSPTRREALWAAGAVSQTGPDRLRGVVTGARAPRLPEMTDWETSQADLWATGMAPDGHPTVFVREELDALGVVTAERLAEIPDRQRVWVAGVVTHRQRPATAGGTTFISLEDETGLVNVICSQGCWKRHAQVAAAAAALLVRGRVEHGDGAVNVVAERLAPLPLGELHLPARDFR